Proteins encoded together in one Calonectris borealis chromosome W, bCalBor7.hap1.2, whole genome shotgun sequence window:
- the LOC142074719 gene encoding adropin-like, protein MGAALSTGAVVAISFNCVIALLILILFLILCKACRTPSCPKKSPASDVDEARNEEKYLLQP, encoded by the coding sequence ATGGGGGCTGCTCTCTCCACCGGAGCGGTCGTGGCGATTTCTTTTAACTGCGTCATCGCGTTGCTCATCCTCATCCTCTTTCTCATCCTCTGCAAGGCCTGCAGGACCCCATCGTGCCCCAAGAAGAGCCCAGCTTCTGACGTGGACGAGGCGAGGAACGAAGAGAAGTACTTGCTGCAGCCCTGA